Proteins from one Chanodichthys erythropterus isolate Z2021 chromosome 15, ASM2448905v1, whole genome shotgun sequence genomic window:
- the psmb2 gene encoding proteasome subunit beta type-2, producing the protein MEYLIGIQGPDFVLVAADNVAASSIIQMKHDYDKMFKLSEKILLLCVGEAGDTVQFAEYIQKNVQLYKMRNGYELSPAAAANFTRKNLADYLRSRTPYHVNLLLAGYDEADGPGLYYMDHLSALAKAPFAAHGYGAFLTLSILDRYYRPDLTREEAVDLLKKCLEELNKRFILNLPSFTVRLIDKDGIHDMEKLPVGAK; encoded by the exons ATGGAGTACTTGATCGGGATCCAGGGGCCGGACTTTGTGCTGGTGGCGGCGGATAATGTGGCGGCGAGCAGCATCATCCAGATGAAACACG ATTATGACAAGATGTTCAAGCTGAGCGAGAAGATCCTGCTGCTGTGTGTGGGAGAAGCCGGAGACACCGTACAGTTCGCAGAATACATCCAGAAGAACGTCCAGCTTTACAAAATGAGAAATG GATATGAGCTCAGTCCAGCTGCTGCTGCCAACTTCACCAGGAAGAACCTCGCAGATTACCTGCGGAGTCGG aCTCCGTACCATGTGAACCTGCTCCTGGCAGGATACGATGAAGCCGACGGTCCAGGACTTTATTATATGGATCACCTGTCAGCTCTCGCCAAAGCTCCCTTCGCCGCACACGGATACGGTGCCTTCCTCACCCTCTCCATCCTGGACCGATACTACAGACCAG ATCTGACTCGTGAGGAGGCTGTGGATCTGCTGAAGAAGTGTTTAGAGGAG CTCAACAAACGCTTCATCCTGAACCTGCCTTCTTTCACCGTCCGTTTGATCGACAAAGACGGCATCCACGACATGGAGAAGCTTCCCGTTGGCGCCAAATGA